A genomic region of Acidobacteriota bacterium contains the following coding sequences:
- a CDS encoding APC family permease: MNSSPNGSLGTWELVAIGVGGMVGGGIFAVLGLAVQFAGGGTPVAFLIAGFVALLTSYSYAKLAVAYPSQGGTVVFLDRAFGVDMFTGSMNVLLWLSYVVMLALYARAFGSYGATFYSGTHDPLIEHLLISGAILVPTALNLLSADMIGRAETWIVGLKIGLLAVFVAVGLAGIDPERLAFATWTPPVQLLTGGMIIFVAYEGFELIANAAGDVRQPARVLPRAFYISVGSVIVLYVLVSAVTVGNLPLARIAAARDYALAEAAQPFLGRPGFTLIAIAALLSTVSAINATLYGASRLSYNIAKEGELPAALERKIWNRPVEGLLITSSLSLLLANLADLSSISTIGSTGFLLIFAAVNAANFVLADSTGALRWLAATGIVGCLVAAGALVWQTAESSPRTLWVIVAMITLAVAIEGAYRLTRRRTLHLM, from the coding sequence ATGAACTCCTCCCCGAACGGCAGCCTCGGGACGTGGGAATTGGTCGCGATCGGTGTCGGGGGCATGGTGGGAGGCGGGATCTTCGCGGTCCTGGGCTTGGCGGTGCAGTTTGCCGGAGGCGGTACTCCGGTCGCCTTTCTCATCGCCGGGTTCGTCGCCCTGCTCACATCGTATTCGTACGCCAAGCTCGCCGTGGCCTATCCCAGCCAGGGGGGCACCGTCGTGTTTCTCGACCGTGCCTTCGGTGTCGACATGTTCACGGGCAGCATGAATGTGTTGCTGTGGTTGAGCTATGTCGTCATGCTCGCACTCTACGCTCGTGCATTCGGAAGCTACGGCGCGACCTTCTACTCTGGGACCCATGATCCCTTGATCGAGCACCTCCTGATCAGCGGCGCAATTCTCGTGCCGACGGCACTCAACCTGCTGAGCGCCGATATGATCGGGCGTGCCGAAACCTGGATCGTCGGTCTCAAGATCGGGCTTCTGGCGGTATTCGTCGCGGTCGGCCTCGCCGGGATAGATCCTGAACGCCTGGCATTCGCCACCTGGACTCCGCCCGTCCAATTACTGACCGGCGGCATGATCATCTTCGTTGCCTACGAGGGCTTCGAGCTGATCGCCAACGCGGCCGGCGATGTCCGCCAACCGGCGCGGGTGCTGCCGAGGGCCTTCTACATCTCGGTGGGCAGCGTGATCGTGCTGTACGTTCTGGTATCAGCGGTGACGGTCGGCAATCTCCCCCTGGCGCGCATCGCCGCAGCCCGAGATTACGCCCTCGCCGAAGCGGCACAGCCCTTCCTCGGCCGCCCCGGGTTCACACTCATCGCGATCGCGGCCCTGCTGTCGACGGTGTCAGCCATCAACGCCACCCTGTATGGTGCGTCCAGGCTGAGCTACAACATCGCCAAGGAGGGCGAACTGCCGGCTGCCCTGGAGCGGAAGATCTGGAACCGGCCCGTCGAGGGTCTCCTGATCACCTCCAGCCTGTCTCTCCTGCTCGCCAATCTGGCGGACCTGTCGAGTATCTCTACCATCGGGAGCACCGGTTTCCTTTTGATTTTCGCCGCAGTCAACGCCGCAAACTTCGTTCTTGCCGATTCCACCGGTGCCCTCCGGTGGTTGGCCGCAACCGGGATTGTTGGTTGTCTCGTGGCGGCTGGCGCGTTGGTATGGCAGACGGCGGAGAGCTCACCGCGGACGTTGTGGGTGATTGTTGCCATGATTACCCTTGCGGTGGCAATCGAGGGCGCCTATCGGCTCACGCGGCGCCGCACATTACACCTGATGTGA
- a CDS encoding sigma-54 dependent transcriptional regulator encodes MADTLLVIEDEDLLANELARHYRDSGWEVVHAADLGAAKRLLKEKSLDPLVVLSDMNLPDGNALDILEWARNHTIGGEWILLTAYGTIPDSVRALRLGAFEFLEKPCPVERLDLVVAGATRSARAQRRLHDQTAAHNRRYSPEAFVGSSSATSELRRMMHKLSSVPLTAIIITGETGTGKGLAARILHYSGVRAAAPMVEINCAALPAELLESELFGHEGGAFTGAKGRHRGLLEQANGGTIFLDEITELAPGLQAKLLKAIEDRRLRRVGGEREIEVDVQVLAASNRNLPNHVADGSFRADLYHRLSVFVLDVPPLRSRMDDLDALVPLFVDEFNVVADKCVRDIPDPAWNTLRGYHWPGNVRELRNAIERCVLLSDGERFPVEWLQLGQPTGAEGGPTTMSVDSGSLQLPVDGSLSLDDMEKMIIEKALDRTHGNVSSAARILGTTRQTLRYRIEKHHIEISD; translated from the coding sequence ATGGCTGACACCCTGCTCGTCATCGAGGACGAAGACCTGTTGGCAAACGAGCTGGCCCGGCACTACCGTGACTCCGGCTGGGAGGTGGTTCATGCAGCCGACCTCGGCGCTGCGAAGAGACTCCTGAAGGAGAAATCTCTCGATCCGCTGGTAGTGCTGTCGGATATGAATCTCCCAGACGGCAATGCGCTCGACATCCTCGAGTGGGCCCGCAACCATACGATCGGGGGTGAGTGGATCCTGCTGACAGCCTATGGAACCATCCCGGATTCCGTCCGCGCTTTGCGCCTCGGTGCCTTCGAGTTTCTCGAAAAGCCATGCCCCGTCGAGCGCCTTGATCTGGTGGTCGCAGGTGCCACCCGCAGTGCCCGCGCCCAACGGCGTTTGCATGACCAGACGGCCGCGCACAACCGCCGCTACTCGCCCGAAGCGTTTGTCGGCTCGAGCTCCGCGACATCCGAACTCCGCCGGATGATGCACAAGCTTTCCAGCGTTCCGCTTACCGCCATTATCATCACAGGCGAAACCGGGACGGGAAAAGGACTGGCTGCGCGGATCCTGCATTACTCCGGTGTACGGGCCGCCGCGCCGATGGTCGAAATCAACTGTGCCGCACTGCCGGCGGAGCTCCTCGAATCGGAGCTTTTCGGCCATGAGGGCGGAGCATTCACCGGGGCCAAGGGACGCCATCGCGGCCTCCTCGAGCAGGCGAACGGGGGCACCATCTTTCTCGACGAGATCACGGAGTTGGCTCCAGGTCTCCAGGCCAAGCTGCTGAAGGCGATCGAGGACCGCAGGCTGAGGCGAGTCGGCGGTGAACGCGAGATCGAGGTTGACGTGCAGGTCCTCGCGGCGAGTAATCGCAACCTGCCGAACCACGTGGCTGACGGGTCGTTTCGCGCTGATCTCTATCATCGCCTCAGCGTGTTCGTGCTTGACGTCCCGCCGCTGCGGTCGCGAATGGACGACCTCGACGCACTGGTGCCGCTTTTTGTTGATGAGTTCAACGTTGTCGCGGACAAATGCGTGCGCGATATCCCGGACCCGGCGTGGAACACGCTGCGTGGATACCACTGGCCGGGGAATGTCCGTGAGCTGCGCAACGCCATCGAGCGTTGCGTGCTCCTCTCAGACGGCGAACGATTTCCGGTCGAATGGTTGCAGCTCGGACAACCGACAGGGGCCGAGGGCGGACCAACGACGATGTCCGTGGATTCCGGCTCCTTGCAGTTGCCTGTTGACGGCAGCCTATCGCTCGACGATATGGAAAAGATGATCATCGAGAAGGCATTGGATCGCACGCACGGCAACGTCTCCTCGGCGGCGCGGATACTCGGCACCACCCGCCAGACGCTTCGTTACCGCATCGAAAAACACCACATAGAGATTTCGGACTGA
- a CDS encoding cytidylate kinase-like family protein, giving the protein MTTETTSEIIERLADHRLYWDRIKRNIDAALHHELPDDPPDHHMGPYVAVSRLSGAGGGDFARRLGEALEWPVLDGEIVDLIAETFELDSEMVHLLDDAKANWVREVLGDLMPHQIINLDTYVHHLGKVVRLVGMHGNVVLVGRGAQFFLPHNRGLTVRLVASEEERVRRVMSRDAVDAAQARKRIEDVDHRRAHFLEHYFGHTVDDPTLYDLVLNRSTLSDDELLQTVVALCHQRGYDK; this is encoded by the coding sequence ATGACGACAGAGACTACGAGCGAAATCATTGAACGACTGGCCGATCACAGGCTGTACTGGGACCGTATCAAACGCAACATCGACGCTGCGCTGCATCACGAGCTCCCGGATGATCCGCCTGATCATCACATGGGACCATATGTTGCCGTGTCGAGGTTATCGGGCGCCGGCGGCGGTGATTTTGCGAGGCGCCTCGGTGAGGCCCTCGAGTGGCCGGTTCTCGATGGCGAGATCGTCGATCTCATCGCCGAAACCTTCGAGCTCGACAGCGAGATGGTGCACCTGCTCGACGATGCCAAGGCGAACTGGGTGCGTGAGGTGCTCGGTGATCTCATGCCGCACCAGATCATCAACCTCGACACCTATGTGCACCATCTTGGCAAGGTTGTCCGGCTCGTCGGGATGCACGGCAACGTCGTGCTGGTCGGTCGCGGCGCACAGTTCTTTCTACCCCACAACCGAGGGCTGACCGTTCGGTTAGTGGCGTCCGAGGAAGAGCGAGTCCGCCGCGTCATGAGTCGCGACGCTGTCGACGCCGCACAGGCGCGAAAGCGGATTGAAGACGTGGACCATCGTCGCGCACACTTCCTGGAACACTACTTCGGGCACACTGTCGATGATCCGACCCTTTACGACCTGGTGCTCAACCGATCGACTTTGAGCGACGACGAGCTTTTGCAGACCGTGGTCGCCCTCTGTCATCAACGTGGCTACGACAAATGA
- a CDS encoding plasma-membrane proton-efflux P-type ATPase, giving the protein MAIARQLATEFVTGTDDNHKSINTLDAEFDTASEGLATSEVANRLERFGPNELPEHPRNVLRTFLSYFWGPIPWMIEAAAVLSAVVHHWADLAIILVLLVGNAVVGFWEEYQADTAIDALKSKLAPTARVRRDSAWRTIAARELVPGDLIRLRLGDVIPADARLRDDGELQVDQSALTGESLPVKRSHGDAVYSGSVLKLGESDATVIATGGDTFFGRTALLVEQSETVSHFQQAVLKIGDALLVLAAAMIALILLVALFRGDPIVTTLEFALVLTIAAIPVAMPAVLSVTMAVGARLLAAKNAIVSRLAAIEELAGMDVLCTDKTGTLTENKLSFGEPVVAPGVELDDVIRCAALASNPANEDPIDLAVLDEVPDDALLAGHRVTSFVPFDPVNKRTEATVADERGHTFKVSKGAPQAVLALVDDDDEMRHEMMATVDEFATRGYRSLGVARTVDGGRWRMLGVLPLYDPPRADSRETLNAARDLGIEVKMVTGDQMSIAREIARQVGLGTNIVDADRLSSTVHHQGAQLSDDIEAANGFAQVFPEHKHHIVDVLQKKGHITGMTGDGVNDAPALKKADCGIAVSGATDAARAAADIVLTNPGLSVIIDAIRSSRRIFQRMNSYAIYRIAETIRVLLFMTASILIFNFYPVTAAMIVLLALLNDGPILAIAFDRAEASEQPERWNMGRVLGVSSLLGIAGVVATFGLFFLAERVFHLDRATIQSLIFLKLAVAGHLTIFLTRTRGPFWSSRPAPALLWAAVATKVLATLAAVYGVLMNPIGWRWAGFVWGYSLVWFVVNDLIKRAGYRLFDDEGYGLLATQRASA; this is encoded by the coding sequence ATGGCGATAGCGCGACAGCTTGCAACGGAGTTCGTCACCGGAACGGACGACAATCACAAGTCGATCAATACCCTCGACGCGGAGTTTGATACCGCCAGCGAAGGCCTCGCCACCTCCGAGGTCGCCAATCGCCTCGAGCGGTTTGGTCCGAACGAGCTTCCTGAACACCCCCGGAACGTGTTGCGCACATTCCTGTCGTACTTCTGGGGTCCGATCCCTTGGATGATCGAAGCTGCTGCAGTTCTGTCAGCCGTCGTCCACCACTGGGCCGATCTGGCGATCATTCTCGTGCTCCTCGTCGGCAACGCGGTTGTCGGTTTTTGGGAGGAGTACCAGGCGGACACGGCGATCGATGCGCTCAAGTCAAAGCTCGCACCAACGGCGCGGGTCCGGCGCGACAGCGCGTGGCGGACGATCGCGGCACGCGAGCTCGTTCCCGGAGACCTCATCAGGCTCCGGCTCGGCGACGTGATCCCGGCTGACGCCCGCCTTCGAGATGACGGCGAGCTTCAGGTGGACCAGTCCGCACTCACCGGCGAGTCGCTGCCCGTCAAGCGATCACATGGCGATGCCGTGTACTCGGGTTCGGTCCTCAAGCTGGGCGAATCTGACGCCACGGTGATCGCCACCGGAGGCGACACGTTCTTCGGACGCACCGCGCTTTTGGTCGAGCAGTCGGAAACTGTCAGCCATTTCCAGCAGGCGGTTCTCAAGATCGGTGACGCGTTGCTTGTCCTGGCAGCGGCGATGATCGCCCTGATTCTCCTGGTGGCTCTCTTCCGGGGTGACCCGATCGTCACCACGCTTGAGTTCGCCCTGGTGCTGACGATCGCCGCAATCCCGGTCGCCATGCCGGCCGTGCTGTCGGTCACCATGGCGGTCGGCGCGCGACTGTTGGCCGCCAAGAACGCGATCGTCAGCCGCCTGGCGGCAATCGAGGAGCTCGCAGGAATGGATGTGCTGTGCACCGACAAGACCGGCACGTTGACGGAGAACAAACTCAGCTTCGGTGAACCGGTTGTGGCTCCGGGCGTCGAACTCGACGACGTCATCCGTTGCGCCGCGCTCGCGTCGAACCCGGCAAACGAGGATCCGATCGACCTTGCCGTGCTCGATGAGGTTCCCGACGACGCGCTTCTGGCGGGCCATAGGGTCACCAGCTTCGTGCCGTTCGATCCTGTCAACAAGCGTACGGAAGCCACTGTTGCGGATGAGCGCGGGCATACATTCAAAGTGTCCAAGGGGGCGCCGCAGGCGGTTCTCGCCCTGGTCGACGACGACGACGAAATGCGCCACGAGATGATGGCGACGGTGGACGAGTTCGCAACGCGCGGCTACCGGTCGCTGGGCGTCGCGCGCACCGTCGATGGCGGACGTTGGCGCATGCTTGGCGTGTTACCACTATACGATCCGCCTCGGGCCGACTCGAGAGAGACTCTGAACGCCGCCCGAGACCTGGGCATCGAGGTCAAAATGGTCACCGGCGACCAGATGTCGATCGCTCGAGAAATCGCGCGCCAGGTCGGTTTGGGCACGAACATCGTCGATGCGGATCGGCTTTCAAGCACTGTTCACCACCAAGGCGCACAGCTCTCCGACGACATCGAAGCGGCGAACGGCTTCGCTCAGGTGTTTCCCGAACACAAGCATCACATCGTGGACGTGCTGCAGAAAAAGGGGCACATCACGGGCATGACCGGCGACGGCGTCAACGATGCGCCTGCCTTGAAAAAGGCGGACTGCGGGATCGCCGTGTCGGGCGCCACTGACGCCGCACGCGCCGCAGCCGATATTGTCCTCACAAACCCCGGGCTGTCGGTGATCATCGACGCCATCCGTTCAAGCCGCCGCATCTTTCAGCGAATGAACAGCTACGCCATCTACCGAATCGCCGAGACGATTCGAGTGCTGCTGTTCATGACAGCGTCGATTTTGATTTTCAACTTCTACCCGGTGACAGCGGCGATGATCGTGCTGCTGGCGTTGCTCAACGACGGCCCGATCTTGGCGATCGCCTTCGATCGTGCCGAGGCATCCGAGCAACCGGAACGATGGAACATGGGTCGCGTTCTTGGGGTTTCGTCGCTTCTCGGCATAGCCGGAGTTGTTGCGACCTTCGGACTGTTCTTCCTCGCCGAACGGGTCTTCCACCTCGATCGCGCGACGATCCAATCGCTGATTTTCCTCAAATTGGCGGTGGCCGGGCACCTGACTATCTTTCTCACTCGCACCCGAGGCCCGTTCTGGTCGAGCAGGCCCGCGCCCGCCCTTCTGTGGGCCGCCGTCGCCACCAAGGTACTGGCAACACTGGCTGCCGTGTACGGCGTTCTCATGAACCCCATCGGCTGGCGCTGGGCGGGCTTCGTCTGGGGCTACTCCCTGGTTTGGTTCGTGGTGAACGATCTGATCAAACGAGCCGGTTACCGGCTATTCGACGACGAAGGGTACGGACTGCTGGCAACACAACGAGCGAGCGCATGA